A section of the Lutra lutra chromosome 3, mLutLut1.2, whole genome shotgun sequence genome encodes:
- the DCAF17 gene encoding DDB1- and CUL4-associated factor 17 isoform X3, with product MPKCSKSEKIEDALLWECPVGEILPNSSDYKSSLIALTAHNWLFRISATTGKVLEKIYLASYCKFRYLSWDTPQEVIAVKSAQNKGSVLARQAGIQQPVLLYLAVFHVLPFSLIGILEINKKIFGNVTDATLSHGILIVMYSSGLVRLYSFQAITEQFMQQKLDLGCACRWGGTAGTVGEAPFGIPCNIKITDTPPLLFEVSSLENAFQIGGHPWHYIITPNKKKQKGVFHICALKDNSLAKNGIQEMECCSLESDWIYFHPDASGRIIHVGPNQVKVLKLNEVENNSAQHQISEDFVILANREKNKNENLPTVTASGRVVKKNFNLLDDDPEQETFKIVDYEDELDLLSVVAVTQIDAEGKAHLDFHCNEYGTLLKSIPLVESWDVTYSHEVYFDRDLVLHIEQKPSRVFSCYVYQMVCDPGEEETTNRSCEKE from the exons ATGCCAAAATGTTccaaatcagaaaaaatagaGGATGCATTATTATGGGAATGCCCGGTG GGGGAAATACTTCCCAATTCATCAGATTATAAATCTTCACTCATAGCACTGACTGCTCATAATTGGCTATTTCGCATATCAGCAACTACTGGAAAAGTCCTTGAGAAAATATATCTTGCTTCATATTGCAAATTCAG ATACCTGAGCTGGGACACTCCTCAAGAAGTCATTGCAGTCAAGTCAGCTCAAAACAAGGGCTCAGTATTGGCCCGGCAG GCAGGCATTCAACAGCCTGTTTTGCTGTACCTTGCAGTGTTCCATGTTTTACCTTTTTCACTCATAGGGATTCTGGAGATCAACAAGAAG ATTTTCGGGAACGTTACAGATGCTACCTTGTCTCATGGAATACTGATTGTGATGTACAGCTCAGGACTGGTCAGACTCTATAGCTTCCAAGCCATCACTGAACAG ttcatgCAACAGAAACTTGACTTAGGGTGTGCATGCAGATGGGGTGGGACTGCTGGAACTGTAGGAGAGGCTCCTTTTGGCATTCCTTGTAATATTAAAATCACAG ACACACCACCACTGCTCTTTGAGGTGTCCTCCCTGGAGAATGCTTTTCAAATTGGAGGCCATCCTTGGCACTACATCATCACGCCtaataagaagaaacagaaaggggTTTTCCATATTTGTGCCCTGAAAGATAACTCCTTG GCAAAAAATGGGATCCAAGAAATGGAATGTTGTTCTCTAGAATCTGACTGGATCTATTTTCATCCTGATGCTTCTGGTAGAATAATACATGTCGGCCCAAATCAGGTCAA agtTCTAAAGCtaaatgaagtagaaaataataGTGCCCAGCATCAGATCTCTGAAGATTTTGTCATTTTGGCCAACAGGGAGAAGAACAAA AATGAAAACTTACCCACTGTTACAGCCTCTGGACGGgtggtgaaaaaaaattttaacctttTGGATGATGACCCAGAACAAGAG ACTTTTAAAATCGTGGACTATGAAGATGAGCTGGATTTGCTTTCCGTGGTAGCTGTTACCCAAATAGATGCTGAAGGAAAAGCTCACCTGGATTTCCACTGTAATGAATATGGGACTTTACTTAAAAGCATTCCACTAGTGGAGTCATGGGATGTG ACGTACAGCCATGAAGTCTACTTTGACAGAGACTTGGTACTACACATAGAACAGAAACCAAGCAGGGTCTTCAGCTGCTATGTTTACCAGATGGTATGTGACCCTGGTgaagaagaaacaacaaacaGAAGTTGTGAAAAAGAGtga